A part of Paenibacillus donghaensis genomic DNA contains:
- a CDS encoding AraC family transcriptional regulator — translation MKQTRLMFSRSVAYKWMVSYAVIMLIPLIVSAIIYLQTKQIVEYEIERAGHAMLKQMQNMVDSEINQAEKMAMQLSIHNDVSKFLNLTPAQEEAQAFQIYTTRQELSKYKSTNDFVSGVYLYSSRLDKVLTDETYTDSRTFHDINRQLIGMPYEDWIKQLKGEAAYGKEPLSFIQFKRWESNVVLMKPFSSAGAEQGWKGSLILPLNGSKIKNMLQTVDWVNHGDVYIVDKNDQILFQNKAPGSVQTLPYTKEDGQSAGTSFPDLSGTENMVSFIDSDTTDWKYISVFPSSVFWEKARELRNLNLLGLLICFLIGGGVIWYFARKNYNPVRELVNMFSFAKDEQTQRVLDEFSFIRESALATIRERDDSNSRQFRQLRVLQTYYLSRLLKGQVEDGLTAGEAARLHHFEWESEDFVVLLFFIDSGTEGGPSASLSNFIVSNIIMDFTGPNHGLSFTEIEGMLAAVMNISAERTDSWKEDIEEALARTLEFIDRKYGLQIVMAGSERHTGLNGLHQGYLQALEAQEYRLVLEENVSIWYGDIEPQESDYYLSIHDEVVFINLIKSGEYEKASVMGDDILAQLFGSQVSIELVRYAMIDLASSIIKAVPQDTKSSMLRDEWRPMKRLLVCSTRGEFRQELTELIRMACSKASEKLTLISNTGIGEEVSAYVEQQYADTNLSVSMIGAHFGITPQYVSRLFKEQTGQGLHDYISRIRTAEAKLLLQDGVTIEEISSRVGFSSSSAFIRVFKKYEGITPGRYKNLQ, via the coding sequence ATGAAGCAAACCAGATTGATGTTCAGCAGAAGCGTAGCCTATAAATGGATGGTCTCCTATGCAGTAATTATGCTTATTCCGCTAATTGTTAGCGCTATCATCTATCTGCAGACCAAACAGATTGTGGAATATGAGATTGAGCGGGCAGGGCATGCCATGCTTAAGCAGATGCAGAATATGGTAGACAGTGAAATCAATCAGGCAGAGAAGATGGCGATGCAGTTGTCCATTCATAATGATGTAAGCAAATTCCTGAATCTGACTCCCGCACAGGAGGAGGCGCAAGCTTTTCAGATCTACACAACCCGGCAGGAGTTAAGCAAATATAAATCAACCAATGATTTCGTAAGTGGAGTGTACCTGTATTCCAGCAGACTGGACAAGGTTCTCACGGATGAGACCTATACCGACAGTCGTACTTTCCATGATATCAACCGCCAGCTGATCGGAATGCCTTATGAGGATTGGATCAAGCAGTTAAAAGGTGAGGCTGCCTATGGCAAGGAGCCGCTGTCTTTTATTCAATTTAAGCGCTGGGAATCCAATGTTGTCTTAATGAAGCCGTTCTCAAGCGCAGGAGCGGAACAGGGGTGGAAAGGGTCGTTGATTCTGCCGCTGAATGGCAGCAAAATTAAAAATATGCTCCAAACTGTGGATTGGGTCAATCATGGTGATGTGTATATTGTTGACAAAAACGATCAAATCCTGTTTCAGAACAAAGCTCCGGGCAGCGTGCAAACCTTGCCTTACACGAAGGAAGACGGTCAAAGCGCAGGAACTTCTTTCCCGGATCTATCCGGGACCGAGAATATGGTTTCTTTTATCGATTCGGACACGACAGACTGGAAATATATCAGTGTGTTTCCTTCAAGCGTTTTTTGGGAAAAAGCGCGCGAATTGCGCAATCTAAATCTGCTCGGGCTGTTGATCTGCTTTTTGATCGGAGGCGGGGTCATCTGGTATTTTGCCCGCAAAAACTATAATCCGGTCCGTGAATTGGTGAATATGTTCTCCTTCGCCAAGGACGAGCAGACACAGCGGGTGCTGGATGAATTCTCCTTCATTAGAGAAAGCGCACTGGCTACCATCCGCGAAAGAGACGATAGCAACAGCCGGCAATTCAGACAGCTTCGCGTGCTGCAGACCTATTATTTATCCCGTCTGCTCAAAGGACAGGTTGAAGATGGGTTAACCGCCGGGGAAGCGGCAAGGCTGCATCATTTCGAATGGGAATCGGAAGATTTCGTGGTGCTGCTGTTCTTCATCGATTCCGGGACAGAAGGCGGACCTTCGGCGAGTCTTTCCAATTTCATCGTATCCAATATTATTATGGATTTCACCGGACCGAATCATGGGTTAAGCTTCACAGAGATTGAGGGAATGCTGGCAGCCGTGATGAATATCAGTGCCGAACGCACAGACAGCTGGAAAGAGGATATTGAAGAGGCGCTTGCCAGAACACTGGAGTTCATTGACCGGAAATACGGTCTGCAGATTGTGATGGCCGGAAGTGAACGCCATACAGGCTTGAACGGCCTTCACCAGGGATATCTCCAGGCACTGGAGGCTCAGGAATACCGGCTGGTACTCGAAGAAAATGTGTCGATCTGGTATGGAGACATTGAACCGCAGGAAAGCGATTATTATCTGTCCATCCATGATGAGGTTGTATTCATCAACCTGATTAAAAGTGGGGAGTATGAGAAAGCCTCAGTGATGGGTGATGATATTCTGGCCCAGTTATTCGGTTCCCAGGTATCCATTGAATTAGTGAGATATGCGATGATTGATCTGGCCAGCTCCATTATTAAGGCGGTGCCACAAGACACCAAATCATCTATGCTGAGGGATGAGTGGCGTCCAATGAAACGATTATTAGTCTGCTCCACACGCGGAGAATTCCGCCAGGAGCTGACCGAGCTGATCCGAATGGCCTGCAGCAAGGCCAGCGAGAAGCTGACGTTAATATCGAATACAGGGATCGGGGAGGAGGTATCAGCGTATGTGGAGCAGCAGTATGCAGATACTAATCTGAGTGTTTCGATGATTGGAGCCCACTTCGGCATCACTCCCCAATATGTATCCCGGTTATTCAAGGAACAGACCGGACAGGGTCTGCATGATTATATCAGCCGGATTCGTACTGCGGAGGCCAAGCTTCTGCTGCAGGACGGCGTTACCATTGAAGAAATCTCGTCCCGTGTGGGTTTCTCCAGCAGCAGCGCCTTTATCCGCGTGTTCAAAAAATATGAAGGCATCACTCCGGGACGTTATAAGAATCTGCAATAA
- a CDS encoding Nif3-like dinuclear metal center hexameric protein produces MIITPKLIIDQLTAGIPMPAQTVDRLKPGSPQMEVRGIVTAFSASQHVIEQALALGANFIITHEGVYFSHQDHQEWLEHDSVYRQKANLIANAGLGIYRFHDGLHRSKPDGIMEGLLHELEWQSYVTEHRTEVSILTIPVMEAEAVAAYVKRKLHIPYVRIAGKLSVSCARVGILVGYRGSGAAAIPLYEQDNLDLIIAGEGPEWETPEYVRDAARQGNNKALIMLGHAESETPGMKLLAERLSAAYPGLPVHFIKDQPVFQVV; encoded by the coding sequence ATGATCATTACCCCTAAACTTATCATAGATCAATTAACAGCTGGAATCCCTATGCCCGCCCAAACCGTGGATAGGCTGAAGCCAGGAAGCCCGCAGATGGAGGTGCGGGGCATTGTCACGGCCTTCTCCGCTTCACAGCATGTGATAGAGCAGGCGCTTGCCCTGGGTGCCAATTTTATCATTACGCATGAAGGGGTATATTTCAGCCACCAGGACCATCAGGAATGGCTGGAACATGATTCTGTATACAGGCAAAAAGCCAATTTGATTGCAAATGCGGGGCTGGGGATCTACCGTTTCCATGATGGCCTGCACCGGTCCAAGCCGGACGGGATTATGGAAGGTCTCCTGCACGAGCTGGAATGGCAATCCTATGTTACCGAGCATCGGACGGAGGTATCCATTCTGACAATTCCTGTCATGGAAGCCGAAGCGGTTGCGGCCTATGTGAAACGGAAGCTTCACATTCCTTATGTACGAATAGCGGGAAAGCTGTCTGTTTCATGCGCAAGAGTGGGAATACTGGTGGGGTATAGGGGGAGCGGAGCGGCTGCGATTCCCTTGTATGAACAAGATAACCTGGATTTAATTATAGCGGGTGAAGGCCCCGAATGGGAAACTCCGGAATATGTCAGGGATGCCGCCCGCCAAGGGAACAATAAAGCGCTGATTATGTTAGGCCATGCAGAGAGTGAAACGCCCGGCATGAAGCTTCTGGCAGAGCGGCTGTCGGCAGCTTATCCTGGGCTGCCTGTGCATTTTATTAAAGACCAGCCGGTATTTCAGGTCGTATAG
- a CDS encoding NAD(P)-dependent alcohol dehydrogenase, with translation MNKYTQAALSVSGKLPLTMRAAVMPKPGSIEIRELPVPQVGDHEVLVKIMAVGVCGSDLHYYEHGRVGRFIVEQPIILGHECAGLIVAIGDKVTQASIGDRVAVEPGVTCGHCRACKAGRYNLCPDVQFLATPPVDGAFVQYLAIREDMVFRIPDHLSYEEAALNEPFSVGIHAAKRTRLQAGETVAIMGMGPVGLMAVAAAKSYGAARIMVTDLEEVRLQAAMRLGATHAVNIRNEDALEAIRQWTDGAGVDVAWETAGSPQALQSALYSLRRGGRLAIIGLPAQDQIPLDVPFIADSEIDIYGIFRYANTYSKGVEFLASENVDSSVLITDRYPLAETREALERAIHNKSGSLKVIVYPNE, from the coding sequence ATGAATAAATACACACAAGCCGCTCTGAGCGTAAGCGGCAAGCTTCCTTTGACTATGAGAGCCGCAGTTATGCCTAAACCGGGGAGTATCGAAATCAGGGAATTGCCGGTGCCACAGGTTGGCGATCACGAGGTGCTCGTGAAGATCATGGCTGTTGGCGTGTGCGGCTCCGATCTGCATTATTATGAGCATGGACGGGTTGGACGATTCATCGTGGAGCAGCCGATTATTCTTGGACACGAATGTGCCGGCCTCATCGTTGCCATAGGTGACAAGGTAACACAAGCCTCCATAGGTGACCGTGTTGCGGTAGAACCGGGAGTCACCTGCGGACATTGCCGGGCCTGCAAGGCCGGGAGATACAATCTGTGTCCTGACGTGCAGTTCCTCGCAACCCCGCCGGTAGACGGGGCTTTCGTTCAATACCTGGCCATTCGTGAGGATATGGTGTTCCGGATTCCCGACCATTTGTCTTATGAGGAAGCGGCTCTGAATGAACCGTTCTCAGTAGGTATCCATGCGGCCAAGCGCACCCGGCTGCAGGCAGGTGAGACAGTGGCGATTATGGGGATGGGGCCTGTCGGGCTCATGGCCGTTGCAGCTGCCAAGTCCTATGGAGCAGCCCGGATTATGGTTACCGATCTTGAAGAAGTCAGACTGCAGGCAGCTATGCGTCTCGGGGCGACCCATGCGGTTAATATCAGGAATGAAGACGCACTGGAGGCCATCAGACAATGGACTGATGGTGCTGGGGTTGACGTCGCCTGGGAGACTGCTGGCAGCCCGCAGGCGCTTCAATCCGCACTTTACTCCTTGCGCCGCGGAGGAAGACTGGCGATTATAGGCCTGCCGGCACAAGACCAGATTCCACTCGATGTGCCTTTTATTGCAGATAGTGAAATCGATATCTATGGTATATTCCGTTATGCCAATACTTATTCGAAGGGGGTTGAATTTCTGGCTTCGGAGAATGTGGATTCCAGCGTGTTGATTACAGACCGTTATCCGCTGGCAGAGACACGTGAAGCATTGGAGCGTGCGATCCATAACAAGAGCGGCAGCCTGAAGGTTATTGTATATCCCAATGAATAG
- a CDS encoding NADPH-dependent FMN reductase, whose amino-acid sequence MTKLNIGIILGSTRQGRVSPQVGNWVKSIADARGDANYEIVDIADYKLPLLGESDGAAQAQKWGAKLATLDGFVFIVQEYNHSLSGALKNALDSARDEWNNKAAGIVSYGSAGGVRAAEHLRGILGELQVADVRVHPLLSLFTDFENGTVFKPAELHTANVSAMLDQVLAWSGALRTLRQ is encoded by the coding sequence ATGACAAAGTTAAACATTGGTATTATTCTCGGAAGCACCCGGCAAGGACGCGTGAGTCCACAAGTAGGGAACTGGGTTAAGAGTATTGCGGATGCGCGCGGAGATGCGAATTATGAAATTGTAGACATTGCAGATTATAAGCTGCCTCTGCTCGGTGAATCAGATGGAGCAGCACAAGCACAGAAATGGGGAGCGAAGCTTGCCACTCTGGATGGATTCGTATTCATCGTACAAGAGTATAACCATAGTCTAAGCGGAGCATTGAAGAATGCGCTGGATTCAGCCCGTGATGAATGGAACAACAAAGCGGCTGGTATCGTAAGTTATGGATCAGCAGGGGGTGTCCGTGCGGCTGAGCATTTACGTGGAATTCTTGGGGAACTGCAAGTCGCAGACGTACGTGTACATCCGCTGCTCTCTCTTTTTACAGACTTCGAGAATGGGACTGTCTTCAAACCGGCTGAGCTGCATACCGCCAATGTCTCTGCCATGCTGGATCAAGTCCTTGCTTGGAGCGGCGCCTTAAGAACCTTGCGTCAATAA